The following are encoded together in the Bacillus cereus group sp. RP43 genome:
- a CDS encoding DHA2 family efflux MFS transporter permease subunit, which translates to MKAKINPKVVVSIVYITAMFMAAMDATIVNVALQTISKELQVPPSAMGTVNVGYLVSLAVFLPISGWLGDRFGTKKVFLTALFVFTIASALCGIANDITSLNIFRIIQGAGGGLLTPVGMAMLFRTFSPEERPKISRFIVLPITVAPAIGPIIGGFFVDQMSWRWAFYINLPFGIIALLFGLLFLAEHIEKSAGRFDSLGFILSAPGFAMLIYALSQGPSKGWISPEIISTGIAGIVFITLFIIVELKVKQPMLDLRLLKEPVFRKMSLISLFSSAGLLGMLFIFPLMYQNVIGVSALESGLTTFPEAIGLMISSQIVPWSYKKLGARKVISIGLVSTAVIFVLLSFVNHNTNPWQIRALLFGIGIFLGQSVGAVQFSAFNNIAPSSMGRATTIFNVQNRLGSAIGVAVLASILSGFGSNNVQNNAQSDFLPYQAALIGSAVFLLVALLFSLRISDKEVMSKKNKKPLSVLQKEKEVVNE; encoded by the coding sequence ATGAAAGCAAAAATAAATCCAAAAGTAGTTGTAAGCATCGTTTATATAACAGCGATGTTTATGGCTGCGATGGATGCAACGATTGTGAATGTAGCACTGCAAACGATAAGTAAAGAGCTACAAGTACCCCCGTCTGCAATGGGGACAGTAAATGTTGGGTATTTAGTTAGCTTAGCTGTTTTTCTTCCGATTTCTGGTTGGTTAGGCGATCGCTTTGGTACGAAAAAAGTATTTTTAACTGCCCTTTTCGTTTTTACAATTGCATCTGCATTATGTGGAATTGCTAATGATATTACTTCATTAAACATTTTTCGTATCATTCAAGGTGCTGGTGGCGGGCTTTTAACACCAGTCGGGATGGCGATGTTATTCCGAACATTTTCACCAGAGGAAAGACCAAAAATTTCTCGATTTATTGTACTTCCAATTACTGTAGCACCAGCGATTGGACCAATTATTGGTGGTTTCTTTGTAGATCAAATGTCTTGGCGCTGGGCATTTTATATTAATTTGCCGTTTGGTATCATTGCGTTGCTATTTGGACTTCTATTTTTAGCAGAGCATATTGAAAAATCGGCTGGTCGTTTTGATTCTCTCGGTTTTATTCTTTCAGCACCAGGTTTTGCAATGCTCATCTATGCACTCAGTCAAGGTCCGTCAAAAGGTTGGATTTCTCCAGAAATAATAAGTACTGGGATAGCTGGGATTGTATTCATTACATTGTTTATAATTGTAGAACTGAAAGTAAAGCAACCGATGTTAGATTTACGCTTATTAAAAGAACCAGTTTTTAGAAAAATGAGTCTCATATCTTTGTTTTCATCTGCTGGTTTACTAGGAATGCTATTTATTTTTCCGCTTATGTATCAAAATGTAATAGGAGTTTCCGCGCTGGAATCAGGTCTTACGACATTCCCGGAGGCGATTGGATTAATGATTTCTTCACAGATTGTGCCATGGTCATATAAGAAATTAGGAGCACGAAAGGTAATCTCTATTGGATTAGTAAGTACGGCGGTTATCTTTGTTTTATTAAGTTTTGTAAATCATAATACGAATCCATGGCAAATTCGGGCACTATTGTTTGGCATTGGTATTTTCTTAGGTCAATCTGTCGGTGCGGTTCAATTTTCTGCTTTTAACAATATTGCACCATCTTCTATGGGGAGAGCAACTACTATATTCAATGTGCAAAACCGATTAGGATCTGCAATAGGAGTTGCTGTTTTAGCTAGTATACTATCTGGTTTTGGAAGTAATAACGTACAGAATAATGCACAATCAGATTTCTTGCCATATCAAGCGGCATTAATTGGATCAGCGGTATTTTTACTTGTAGCATTACTATTTTCTTTACGTATTTCCGATAAAGAGGTAATGTCAAAGAAGAATAAAAAGCCGTTATCTGTATTACAAAAAGAGAAAGAAGTTGTAAATGAATGA
- a CDS encoding MbtH family NRPS accessory protein, producing the protein MTNPFENDNYTYKVLMNEEDQYSLWPAFLDVPIGWNVVHEEANRQVCLEYVEVNWNDLDPKKNQISEKILVGKQ; encoded by the coding sequence ATGACGAATCCGTTTGAAAATGATAATTACACATATAAAGTATTAATGAATGAGGAGGACCAGTATTCTCTCTGGCCTGCTTTCCTCGATGTACCTATTGGTTGGAATGTCGTACATGAAGAAGCTAACAGACAAGTTTGCCTAGAATACGTTGAAGTTAACTGGAACGATTTAGATCCGAAAAAAAATCAAATTAGCGAAAAAATATTAGTAGGAAAACAATAA
- a CDS encoding isochorismatase family protein produces MAIPSISVYKMPIESELPKNKVNWTPDPKRAVLLIHDMQEYFLDAYSDTESPKVELISNIKVIRERCKELGIPVVYTAQPGGQTLEQRGLLQDFWGDGIPAGPDKKKIVDELTPDEDDIFLTKWRYSAFKKTNLLEILNEQGRDQLIICGIYAHIGCLLTACEAFMDGIEPFFVADAVADFSLEHHKQALQYASNRCAVTTSTNLLLKDLQSLKGDESEGITLQEVHELVAQLLRESVESIEVDEDLLNRGLDSVRIMSLVEKWRREGKEITFADLAERPNVADWYRLLSSQAAQVL; encoded by the coding sequence ATGGCTATCCCATCTATTTCAGTATATAAAATGCCAATTGAATCAGAACTACCAAAAAATAAAGTGAATTGGACGCCAGATCCGAAACGTGCGGTTCTTCTAATCCATGACATGCAAGAATATTTTCTTGATGCATATAGCGATACAGAATCGCCAAAAGTAGAACTAATTTCAAATATTAAGGTGATAAGAGAAAGATGCAAGGAACTTGGTATACCAGTTGTTTATACAGCACAACCTGGTGGACAAACGTTAGAACAACGAGGGTTATTACAAGACTTTTGGGGTGACGGTATTCCTGCTGGACCAGATAAAAAGAAAATTGTTGATGAGCTTACTCCAGATGAGGATGATATATTCCTAACAAAATGGAGATATAGTGCATTTAAAAAGACGAATCTATTAGAAATTTTAAATGAGCAGGGAAGAGATCAACTTATTATTTGCGGTATTTATGCCCATATTGGTTGCCTTTTAACAGCTTGTGAAGCATTTATGGATGGTATAGAGCCATTTTTTGTAGCAGATGCAGTTGCTGATTTTTCACTAGAGCATCATAAACAAGCATTGCAGTATGCATCTAATAGATGTGCAGTAACGACATCAACAAACTTACTGTTAAAAGATTTACAAAGTTTAAAGGGTGATGAGAGTGAAGGAATCACTTTACAGGAAGTGCATGAACTAGTTGCACAACTACTCCGTGAGTCTGTAGAGAGTATTGAAGTTGATGAAGATTTATTAAATAGAGGACTTGATTCGGTCAGAATTATGAGTTTAGTAGAGAAGTGGCGCCGCGAAGGGAAAGAAATCACTTTTGCAGATTTAGCAGAACGTCCTAATGTTGCTGATTGGTACCGTTTACTATCTTCACAAGCAGCACAAGTGCTGTAA
- a CDS encoding amino acid adenylation domain-containing protein, translated as MPNSQKIRHSLSSAQSGMWFAQQLDPLNPIYNTGEYIEINGNINQEIFELAVCKVITEAEALHVRFEEDEIGPWQVIEESSKFHMHFIDVRKEKNPEEAAKVWMKNDLSMPVDLTEDKLFTEALIQIENNRFFWYQRIHHIVMDGYGFSLLSQKVANEYTSLIEETNKNEKPFGSLAKIVQEDNEYRESKQFQEDRTFWLEKFADEPEVVSLAERAPRTSNGFSRETAYLSNSSTKTLLEDINISLTSWPEFVVAVTSIYMHKLTGANDIVLGLPMMGRLGSVSIHTPSMVMNLVPLRLKLTPNITFAELIQQVSKEIRDIRRHHKYRHEELRRDLKLLGENQRLFGPLVNVMPFDYGLNFAGNRGITHNLSAGPVDDLSINVYKRFDENELMIHFDANPEVYSDTELALHKERFMNLLDLVINNYHKDEPIGKINITLPEENHKVLLEWNETKRAEELINLPILFEKQVQKNPNNIAVTCNGIKLTYKELNERANELANYLVEEGIQANQFVALVFPRSIEMIVSMLAVLKAGAAYLPIDPEYPAERINYIVNDANPVCIITHSSVSSSLVIENDIKKIVFDSEETKIALKTYSHMNISFKNNESLLNPAYTIYTSGSTGNPKGVIVSMKGLSNFLLAMQDMFSLNENDHLLAVTTFAFDISALEIYLPLISGASITIAQKEVIQEPSALTTLLQEERVTIMQATPTLWQALVTEYPERLQELNVLVGGEALPAHLANKLKELGCSISNLYGPTETTIWSTYMNIDESESGIPPIGKPIWNTEVYVLDAGLQPVPPGVIGELYIAGEGLANGYLGKPELTAERFVANPYGKAGARMYRTGDLVKWRKDGVLEYISRADHQIKIRGFRIELAEIETVLQRHENIQQAVVMVREDRLNDKRIIAYIVAEEKEPINLSEIRSYVSESLANYMVPSAFVVLEELPLTPNGKVDRKKLPAPDFNGMNNERVARNPKEEILCDLFAEVLGISRISIDDNFFEMGGHSLLASRLMARIRETLSVELGIGKLFELPTVAELAKQLDHAKSARPAIKKVSRPNQVPLSFAQRRLWFLNCLEGPSPTYNIPLVIRMSGKLNEEALQGAFYDVVKKHETLRTIFPNVLGSSYQKILNMEDLNLEMIITKTCKDELESVLSEAVKYSFNLDVEPAVRLQLFKASENEHVLLILLHHIVGDGWSLQPLTRDFTAAYKARCQGDKVQLETLPVQYADYSLWQQQLLGDATTPESLISTQLDFWKEELNGLPDQMELPTDYQRPIETSYRGETIHFHIDEGMHSRLVELARKNGVSLFMVLQAGLSALFTRLGAGTDIPIGSPIAGRNDDALSNIVGLFVNTLVLRTNTSGDPSFKELLNRVKQVNLAAYENQDVPFERLVEVLNPVRTRNSHPLFQIMLAFQNTPEATFDVPDLEASLEIQSVGSAKFDLTFEISESNGVDGTSKGLHGLLEFSTDLYKRETVQKLIERFILLLDDAAKHPDQSIGRLEILTLAERNTVLEKWNGGFQIVPEMTLPQLFEKQAHVNPNSIAVVFENEKLTYEELNRKANRIARLLIAKGIGPDQLVALAMPRSLNMVVSLLAVLKAGAGYLPLDPDYPSDRISFMLHDAKPSCILTNSDVEIECDEALKILVDDVNVIEEIEKYSEDNIDEMERIKPLSPSHIAYVIYTSGSTGRPKGVMIPHQNVVRLLGATDHWFQFDSDDVWTMFHSYAFDFSVWEIWGPLLYGGRLVVVPHTVSRSPKEFLQLLVKEKVTVLNQTPSAFYQLMQADRENEEIGQKLSLRYVVFGGEALELSRLEDWYSRHPHNSPKLINMYGITETTVHVSYIELDESIVSLRANSLIGCSIPDLKVYVLDNYLQPMPPGVVGEMYVAGAGLARGYLGRAGLTAERFIADPFGKPGTRMYRTGDLARWRQDGTLDYIGRADHQIKIRGFRIELGEIEAVIMKHPKVEQVAVIVREDQPGDKRLVSYIVASNNETIDTNEMRQHAGGSLPDYMVPYAFVVVNELPLTPNGKLDRKALPAPEFIASSSSRGPRTPQEEMLCDLFTEVLSVSQIGIDDGFFDLGGHSLLAVQLMSRIKEALGVELNIGTLFAAPTVAGLAERLEMGNGQSALDVLLPLRASGDQLPLFCVHPAGGLSWCYAGLMKSLGTDYPIYGVQARGIAENEELPKSLEEMAADYLKHVREVQPHGPYRLLGWSLGGNVVHAMAAQLQNEGEEVELLVMLDSYPGHFLPNTEAPTEEEALIALLALGGYDPDNMDGKPLTMESAVAILRKDGSALASLEEETILNLKETYVNSVGLLGKYVPKVYNGDILFFRSTVIPDWFDPISPNTWLNYLDGEIVQHDIDCRHKDLCQPGPLTEIGQVLAKYLQNKKGVSKV; from the coding sequence ATGCCTAACAGTCAAAAGATTCGTCATTCGTTATCATCTGCGCAGTCTGGTATGTGGTTTGCGCAACAATTAGATCCGCTTAATCCGATTTATAATACTGGGGAATATATAGAAATAAACGGAAATATTAATCAAGAAATTTTCGAGTTAGCTGTATGTAAAGTTATAACAGAAGCAGAAGCACTTCATGTTCGTTTCGAAGAGGATGAAATTGGCCCATGGCAAGTTATTGAGGAATCGTCAAAGTTTCATATGCATTTTATTGACGTTCGTAAAGAAAAAAATCCTGAAGAAGCTGCTAAGGTATGGATGAAAAATGATTTATCTATGCCCGTGGATTTAACAGAGGATAAATTATTTACTGAAGCACTTATTCAAATTGAAAATAATCGTTTCTTTTGGTATCAGCGCATCCATCACATTGTGATGGATGGCTATGGATTTTCACTTCTTAGCCAAAAGGTAGCGAATGAGTATACATCACTTATAGAAGAAACAAACAAGAATGAAAAGCCATTTGGCTCTCTTGCAAAAATTGTACAAGAAGATAATGAGTATCGTGAATCTAAACAATTTCAGGAAGATCGTACTTTTTGGTTAGAGAAGTTTGCAGATGAACCGGAAGTTGTAAGTTTAGCAGAACGAGCGCCGAGAACATCAAATGGATTTTCACGAGAAACTGCTTATTTATCAAATTCTAGTACGAAAACGTTACTAGAAGATATCAATATTTCGTTAACGAGTTGGCCCGAATTTGTTGTAGCTGTAACAAGTATTTATATGCATAAATTAACAGGTGCAAATGATATTGTTTTAGGTTTACCGATGATGGGGCGTCTTGGTTCTGTATCTATTCATACACCAAGCATGGTAATGAATTTAGTTCCACTTCGTCTAAAGTTAACTCCAAATATAACTTTTGCAGAATTAATACAGCAAGTTTCTAAAGAAATTCGAGATATACGTCGTCATCATAAATATCGTCATGAGGAATTAAGAAGAGACTTAAAGTTACTAGGTGAAAATCAAAGGCTATTTGGGCCATTAGTGAATGTTATGCCTTTTGATTATGGGCTTAACTTTGCTGGAAATCGTGGCATTACACATAATTTATCAGCAGGACCTGTCGATGATTTATCGATAAATGTATATAAGCGCTTCGATGAAAATGAGTTAATGATTCATTTTGATGCGAATCCGGAAGTATATAGCGATACGGAACTAGCATTGCATAAAGAAAGATTTATGAATCTATTAGACTTAGTGATAAATAATTATCACAAAGACGAGCCGATTGGAAAAATAAACATTACTCTTCCTGAAGAAAATCATAAAGTTTTATTGGAATGGAATGAAACTAAGAGAGCTGAAGAGCTAATTAATCTACCTATATTATTTGAAAAACAAGTACAAAAAAATCCAAATAATATAGCAGTTACTTGTAACGGGATAAAACTTACGTATAAAGAGCTAAATGAACGAGCGAATGAACTTGCAAACTATTTAGTAGAAGAAGGAATACAAGCAAATCAGTTTGTAGCCTTAGTATTTCCAAGATCAATAGAAATGATAGTTAGTATGTTAGCAGTTCTAAAGGCAGGTGCAGCATATTTACCAATAGATCCAGAATACCCAGCCGAGCGAATTAATTATATAGTAAATGACGCAAATCCGGTTTGTATCATAACACATTCATCTGTTTCATCCTCTTTAGTTATAGAAAATGATATTAAAAAAATCGTATTCGATAGCGAAGAAACGAAAATAGCGTTAAAAACATATTCTCATATGAATATATCATTTAAAAATAATGAATCACTTTTAAACCCAGCGTATACAATTTACACTTCAGGATCAACAGGAAATCCAAAAGGTGTAATTGTTTCTATGAAAGGTTTAAGTAACTTCTTATTGGCTATGCAAGACATGTTTTCATTAAATGAAAACGATCATTTATTAGCAGTTACAACGTTTGCGTTTGATATTTCTGCTCTAGAAATATATTTACCTCTTATTAGTGGTGCAAGTATAACAATTGCTCAAAAAGAAGTAATCCAAGAGCCTTCTGCATTAACGACACTTTTACAAGAAGAAAGAGTGACAATTATGCAAGCTACACCGACGCTCTGGCAGGCGTTAGTAACTGAATATCCAGAGCGGCTACAAGAGCTAAACGTACTCGTTGGTGGTGAAGCTCTACCAGCACATTTAGCAAATAAATTAAAAGAATTAGGTTGCTCTATAAGTAACTTATATGGACCAACTGAAACGACAATTTGGTCTACTTACATGAACATTGATGAAAGTGAAAGTGGTATACCTCCTATTGGAAAGCCAATCTGGAATACAGAAGTATATGTATTGGATGCAGGGTTACAACCAGTTCCACCTGGAGTTATAGGTGAATTATATATTGCAGGGGAAGGGCTTGCGAACGGATATTTAGGAAAACCTGAATTAACAGCTGAACGGTTTGTTGCAAATCCTTATGGAAAAGCTGGAGCACGTATGTACCGCACAGGTGATCTTGTGAAATGGCGTAAGGATGGTGTGTTAGAGTATATTAGTCGCGCAGATCATCAAATTAAAATTCGCGGTTTCCGAATTGAATTAGCTGAAATTGAAACGGTATTACAACGACATGAAAATATTCAACAAGCGGTAGTAATGGTACGAGAAGATCGCCTAAATGATAAACGAATCATTGCGTATATCGTTGCCGAAGAGAAGGAACCAATTAATCTTTCAGAAATTCGTTCTTATGTTTCAGAAAGTTTAGCGAATTATATGGTACCATCGGCATTTGTTGTGCTAGAAGAATTACCATTAACGCCAAATGGTAAGGTTGATAGAAAGAAATTACCTGCTCCTGATTTTAATGGAATGAACAATGAGAGAGTTGCTAGAAATCCGAAAGAAGAAATATTATGTGATTTATTTGCTGAGGTACTTGGTATTTCAAGAATTAGTATAGATGATAATTTCTTTGAAATGGGTGGCCATTCGCTTCTTGCATCTCGTTTAATGGCAAGAATTCGTGAAACGTTAAGTGTAGAATTAGGAATCGGAAAGCTATTTGAATTACCAACTGTTGCTGAATTAGCGAAACAATTGGATCATGCAAAAAGCGCAAGACCAGCTATTAAGAAAGTAAGTAGGCCAAATCAAGTTCCACTTTCATTTGCACAGCGCAGGTTATGGTTCTTAAATTGTTTAGAAGGTCCAAGCCCTACTTATAATATTCCGTTAGTCATTCGTATGTCTGGAAAATTGAATGAGGAAGCACTGCAAGGTGCCTTTTATGATGTAGTGAAGAAACATGAAACACTTAGAACAATTTTCCCTAATGTATTAGGTAGTTCATATCAGAAAATTTTAAATATGGAAGACTTAAATCTAGAAATGATTATAACAAAAACATGTAAAGATGAATTAGAAAGTGTACTTTCAGAGGCGGTAAAATATAGCTTTAACCTTGATGTTGAGCCAGCAGTTCGTTTACAACTTTTTAAAGCGAGTGAAAATGAGCATGTATTACTAATTCTTTTACATCATATTGTAGGAGATGGATGGTCATTACAACCGTTAACGAGAGACTTTACAGCGGCTTATAAAGCACGATGTCAAGGTGACAAAGTTCAGCTGGAGACACTTCCAGTACAATACGCAGATTATTCACTTTGGCAACAGCAACTATTAGGTGATGCAACTACACCAGAAAGTCTTATTTCAACACAATTAGATTTTTGGAAAGAAGAGCTAAACGGTTTGCCAGATCAAATGGAGTTACCTACAGATTATCAGCGTCCAATTGAAACGAGTTATCGCGGGGAAACAATTCATTTTCATATAGATGAAGGTATGCATAGTAGGTTAGTAGAGCTTGCTCGTAAAAATGGAGTTAGTTTGTTTATGGTGTTGCAAGCAGGACTAAGTGCGCTATTTACGAGATTAGGTGCTGGTACTGATATACCAATTGGAAGTCCAATTGCCGGAAGAAATGACGATGCGCTATCAAATATAGTTGGTTTATTTGTAAATACATTAGTGTTACGTACAAATACATCAGGAGATCCAAGCTTTAAAGAATTATTAAATAGAGTGAAACAGGTAAATCTTGCAGCTTATGAAAATCAAGATGTTCCATTTGAACGACTCGTTGAAGTGTTAAACCCAGTACGTACCCGAAATAGTCATCCGCTGTTTCAAATTATGTTAGCTTTCCAAAATACGCCTGAAGCGACGTTTGATGTTCCAGATTTAGAAGCGAGCCTTGAAATTCAAAGTGTTGGCTCTGCAAAATTTGATTTAACATTTGAAATTAGCGAGAGTAACGGAGTTGATGGGACTTCAAAAGGCTTACACGGATTGCTAGAGTTTAGTACCGATTTATATAAACGTGAAACGGTTCAAAAACTAATAGAACGATTCATTCTGTTATTAGATGATGCAGCGAAACATCCTGATCAATCAATTGGTAGATTAGAAATATTAACTTTAGCAGAGCGAAATACAGTTTTAGAAAAGTGGAATGGTGGTTTTCAAATTGTACCTGAAATGACATTGCCACAATTATTTGAAAAGCAGGCTCATGTAAATCCAAATTCTATTGCTGTCGTCTTTGAAAATGAAAAGCTAACTTATGAAGAGCTAAATAGAAAAGCGAATAGAATAGCTCGTTTGTTAATAGCGAAAGGAATCGGTCCTGATCAACTCGTTGCTTTAGCGATGCCGAGATCTTTAAATATGGTTGTAAGCTTACTTGCTGTTCTTAAAGCTGGTGCGGGATACCTTCCGTTAGATCCGGATTATCCATCAGATCGTATCTCATTTATGCTACACGATGCGAAACCATCATGTATTTTAACAAATTCAGATGTGGAAATTGAATGTGATGAGGCACTAAAGATTTTAGTTGATGATGTGAACGTAATAGAAGAAATTGAGAAATATAGTGAAGACAATATTGATGAAATGGAGCGCATTAAGCCGTTATCTCCTTCACATATTGCTTACGTTATTTATACGTCAGGCTCAACAGGTAGACCGAAAGGCGTTATGATACCTCATCAAAATGTAGTAAGACTTTTAGGAGCAACTGATCATTGGTTCCAATTTGACTCAGACGATGTGTGGACGATGTTCCATTCATACGCTTTTGATTTCTCAGTTTGGGAAATTTGGGGACCTTTATTATATGGAGGGCGTCTAGTCGTAGTACCACATACTGTAAGTCGCTCGCCGAAAGAATTTTTACAACTGCTTGTTAAGGAAAAGGTGACTGTTTTAAACCAAACTCCATCAGCGTTCTATCAATTGATGCAAGCCGATCGTGAAAATGAAGAGATTGGTCAAAAATTATCTTTACGATATGTTGTGTTTGGAGGAGAAGCACTTGAACTAAGTCGATTAGAAGATTGGTATAGTCGTCATCCTCATAACTCACCGAAGCTGATTAATATGTACGGTATTACGGAGACGACGGTACATGTTAGTTATATTGAATTAGATGAGAGCATCGTCTCTTTACGAGCAAATAGTTTAATCGGGTGCAGTATACCGGATCTTAAAGTATACGTATTAGATAACTATTTACAACCGATGCCACCTGGAGTAGTTGGAGAAATGTATGTTGCAGGTGCAGGACTGGCTCGTGGATATTTAGGAAGAGCAGGATTAACTGCTGAACGTTTTATCGCAGATCCATTTGGTAAGCCAGGTACAAGAATGTATCGTACAGGAGACCTAGCGCGCTGGCGTCAAGATGGGACGTTAGATTATATAGGACGTGCAGATCATCAAATTAAAATTCGTGGATTCCGAATTGAATTAGGGGAAATAGAAGCGGTAATAATGAAACATCCTAAAGTTGAACAAGTAGCTGTTATTGTACGGGAAGATCAACCAGGGGATAAACGATTAGTTTCTTATATCGTCGCATCAAATAATGAAACGATTGATACGAATGAAATGCGTCAGCATGCTGGTGGTAGTTTACCAGATTACATGGTTCCCTACGCTTTTGTAGTAGTAAATGAGTTACCTTTAACTCCAAACGGTAAATTAGATAGAAAGGCATTGCCAGCTCCAGAATTTATTGCATCATCTTCTAGCCGCGGACCAAGAACACCGCAAGAAGAAATGTTATGTGACTTGTTTACAGAAGTTTTAAGTGTGTCTCAAATTGGAATTGATGACGGATTCTTTGATCTTGGTGGTCATTCACTTCTTGCAGTACAGCTTATGAGTCGCATTAAAGAGGCACTAGGAGTGGAACTGAATATCGGAACTTTATTTGCAGCACCTACTGTTGCAGGGCTTGCTGAAAGACTTGAAATGGGGAATGGTCAAAGTGCACTTGATGTGTTGCTTCCATTACGAGCAAGCGGAGATCAATTACCACTATTTTGTGTACATCCAGCGGGTGGATTAAGTTGGTGCTATGCAGGACTTATGAAATCTTTAGGAACAGATTATCCAATCTATGGTGTACAAGCACGTGGTATCGCTGAAAATGAAGAACTTCCAAAAAGTTTAGAGGAGATGGCAGCGGATTATTTGAAACACGTTCGTGAAGTACAGCCTCATGGACCGTATCGTTTACTCGGTTGGTCGCTTGGAGGAAATGTTGTTCATGCAATGGCGGCGCAACTACAAAATGAAGGAGAAGAAGTAGAATTACTCGTTATGCTTGATTCTTATCCTGGTCACTTCTTACCGAATACGGAAGCACCTACTGAAGAAGAAGCGTTAATCGCATTACTTGCTTTAGGTGGATATGATCCAGATAACATGGATGGTAAACCACTTACTATGGAAAGTGCGGTTGCAATACTTCGCAAAGATGGAAGTGCATTAGCAAGTCTTGAAGAAGAGACTATTTTGAACTTGAAAGAAACATATGTAAATTCGGTAGGGTTGTTAGGGAAATACGTACCGAAAGTTTATAACGGGGATATTTTATTCTTTAGATCTACTGTTATACCAGACTGGTTTGATCCTATTTCTCCAAATACGTGGCTAAATTATTTAGACGGGGAAATCGTGCAGCATGATATTGATTGTAGACATAAAGATTTATGTCAACCAGGTCCACTTACAGAAATTGGACAAGTATTAGCGAAATATTTGCAGAATAAGAAAGGGGTAAGTAAAGTATGA
- the sfp gene encoding 4'-phosphopantetheinyl transferase Sfp has translation MMESKVVDSVPTLNENSCQIWWARISDLQSWHYNLLNDVEREKANSYHQSADRARFIIGCVISRLVLGKILSMSPVQVPIDRMCPVCKLQHGRPQLPEGMPQISVSHSGEWVVVAFTKSASVGVDVEQMNPNVDAMKMAEGVLTDIEIAQVMKLPDEQRLEGFLTYWTRKEAVLKATGEGLLIPPVEITVSAPNDPPKLLVFKDRQELAENTMMEDVRPSLDYMASIAIFSKEVTEITQLDAVSLLNYKSI, from the coding sequence ATGATGGAGAGTAAAGTTGTAGATTCTGTACCAACTCTTAATGAGAATAGTTGTCAAATATGGTGGGCGAGAATTTCAGATTTACAATCATGGCATTACAATTTACTAAATGATGTAGAGCGAGAGAAAGCAAATTCATATCATCAGTCGGCAGATCGTGCACGTTTTATAATAGGTTGCGTAATTAGTAGGTTAGTTCTTGGAAAAATACTTTCTATGTCGCCAGTTCAAGTGCCGATTGATCGAATGTGCCCAGTATGTAAGTTACAACATGGTAGGCCGCAGTTACCAGAAGGTATGCCGCAAATATCCGTTTCCCATTCGGGTGAGTGGGTTGTCGTGGCGTTTACAAAATCTGCATCTGTCGGTGTTGATGTTGAACAAATGAATCCAAATGTAGATGCTATGAAAATGGCAGAGGGCGTATTAACAGACATTGAAATAGCACAAGTTATGAAGTTACCTGATGAGCAGCGACTAGAAGGATTTTTAACATATTGGACTCGAAAAGAAGCAGTGCTGAAAGCGACAGGTGAAGGACTATTGATTCCACCAGTAGAAATTACAGTATCAGCTCCAAATGACCCTCCAAAATTGTTGGTTTTTAAAGATAGACAAGAGTTAGCAGAAAATACAATGATGGAAGATGTAAGACCTAGTTTAGATTATATGGCTTCCATTGCAATATTTAGTAAAGAAGTAACTGAAATTACGCAGTTAGACGCGGTATCGCTATTAAATTATAAATCAATTTAA